In one Brienomyrus brachyistius isolate T26 chromosome 12, BBRACH_0.4, whole genome shotgun sequence genomic region, the following are encoded:
- the rpgrip1 gene encoding protein fantom, translating into MPLAVDETAGDLPVRDLGPRGGLVPSVYASPRNVTSMRKPQVMKIKDRWPMYRMSREQLEDQCSRLQEENTVLKQHCRMQERKMRRLSTKLMQLQQRHPGAGSAWEKELDETVQELEARVATLETQKEALQSKLDLAKQQFLELGNRVHSRVRGRVPDRSRGVRRAAQTAPPHCGLISQADSHGETGRLATSMQQSRVEELELTALSLTDVRERESEVTVALRELRRQQADNNRVAIQENLDVIHLQKQLADKGAALLVIQEKVNVLQESYEARLEESQKALKQCQEALLEKVGELTEELKQEREKTLTMEGQLSTATVSVQALEEFQERVADLERERNLLKDSYDGLLESTIAARDHHKMHEGQLDKNQMLQEQTWRVEIHRLHQELRAERQEKERLEEECKRIQQENNSTKELQQQERNTKETEQEKHASLEKEVLHYKEIVTSLQEKLDSVAEAFDMSVENLSETLLQIKKFRLMYEAEERLRFLGDDGKVQEGRRELADVRAAHAETVLELRKTREMLLLQSRISKDFQAELNIVKERAEREREESQRRTAETDRQLERRAQRITTLQAQLKDLAYSPRSYKRTIPLQYNWAGGGQEEGEDDLIFGQLQPGESLLEIHLSGASFTSAGLRAMTQSSEPSEREASGQKVMTFCTYALLDFEMHSTPLVSGVQPNYGFTSHYPLSPLDFEKLGEADGRIRAELHQALGGIQFRTCGDGWIPLSGAMEKRGERVEGKANITDVRGETIGILEFWVRVYPPVQPTRSLGDRQTLPSAHSQGALSWQGNVREEMYDFGGGIPNELEVVLERCVDLSAHWPGLLPDAYLLYRLYDLPPHVSPTIPCCTNPVFNDSASYPLAMTQDVLAYLHSNSLWVYVFDDRDDPLPPSYLAKTPIPLRPLSVGRQVRGDFVLRDSGGRPRGMVRVSLRWKYPLQSPEVSQTTKAIDREEQERPTAKPRVKHCMCLLAISLSDCTCAANDVKSEFSRRIAVSKMSTVYVLVGRWMCVYKFVSLLLPVCQSKTGLPKREMVYRDSHTPSRPLSAVLRRPRSSPFNASEPERGPSRWSADPAMPCLMSGGDQVTSLQSPARRRTSRLRSHGLVRGKPQPTSLRPANSPITEFQHKEGPSVEDEAGTNTLMGGEDEEEECGRNEKVHMDSDITESSESRASSDSDIIIIPKPSQLHVEENKLHVEILSLSFHPTSHVALDQSVQQVYVEYRLFGVPMETTETPMSLRKPACGEEIHYNFTRVIYVDRAEAAPLRQYLYTMLEGTDPNHGRLKFTVVSEPMDEQEEECVDIGHAYLDLQELLLTGNDVIERKIDIYSVGEDLEVVGKLKVSLEAAQTLTGIYWEYRNLREREDEQKKAEEGNTEAEDMEPLQSEKDDEADDHNR; encoded by the exons ATGCCATTGGCTGTGGATGAGACTGCAGGGGACCTTCCAGTAAGAGATCTCGGTCCAAGAGGAGGTCTCGTGCCTTCAGTGTATG CTTCCCCCAGAAATGTGACGTCAATGAGGAAGCCCCAGGTCATGAAGATAAAAG ATCGCTGGCCCATGTACCGTATGTCAAGAGAGCAGCTGGAGGACCAGTGCTCTCGCCTACAGGAGGAGAACACCGTCTTGAAACAGCACTGCCGCATGCAGGAGCGCAAGATGCGCAG ATTGTCCACAAAGTTAATGCAGCTGCAGCAGAGGCATCCTGGGGCAGGCAGTGCCTGGGAGAAGGAATTGGATGAGACCGTGCAGGAGCTAGAGGCCCGCGTGGCCACGCTGGAGACCCAGAAGGAGGCGCTGCAGAGCAAGCTGGACCTGGCCAAGCAGCAATTCCTAGAGCTGGGGAACAGGGTCCATTCCCGAGTTAGAG GTCGAGTCCCGGACAGAAGTAGGGGGGTTCGGAGGGCTGCCCAGACTGCACCTCCCCACTGTGGACTCATTTCCCAGGCAGACAGTCATGGAGAGACAGGGAGGCT TGCCACCAGCATGCAGCAGTCAAGGGTGGAGGAGCTAGAGCTGACTGCCCTGTCACTGACAGAcgtgagggagagggagagcgaGGTTACAGTGGCCTTGAGGGAGCTAAGGAGACAACAGGCTGATAACAACAG AGTGGCAATACAGGAAAACCTGGATGTGATTCACCTACAGAAACAGCTGGCAGATAAGGGAGCGGCCCTGCTAGTTATTCAGGAGAAGGTTAACGTGCTGCAGGAG TCATATGAAGCCAGGCTAGAAGAG AGTCAAAAGGCACTTAAGCAGTGTCAAGAGGCTCTTCTGGAGAAGGTGGGGGAACTAACAGAAGAGTTGAAACAAGAACGAGAGAAGACGTTAACTATGGAAGGCCAGCTGAGTACTGCCACGGTATCGGTGCAAGCTTTGGAGGAG TTCCAAGAACGAGTGGCTGACCTGGAAAGGGAGAGGAACCTGTTGAAGGACAGTTATGATGGACTTCTGGAaag TACTATCGCTGCCCGGGACCATCATAAAATGCACGAGGGCCAACTGGACAAGAACCAAATGCTGCAGGAGCAGACTTGGAGGGTGGAGATTCACAGACTGCATCAGGAGCTCAGAGCTGAGAGACAGGAGAAGGAGAGGctagaggaggagtgcaagagAATACAGCAGGAGAACAACAGCACCAAAGAACTGCAGCAACAAGAGAGAA ACACCAAAGAGACCGAACAGGAAAAGCATGCTTCTCTGGAGAAGGAAGTCCTGCACTACAAAGAGATAGTGACATCACTGCAAGAGAAACTGGATTCAGTGGCTGAG GCATTTGATATGAGCGTTGAGAACCTCAGTGAAACACTTTTGCAAATCAAG AAATTCAGGCTCATGTATGAAGCGGAGGAACGACTGCGCTTTCTGGGTGACGATGGGAAGGTGCAGGAGGGGCGTAGAGAGCTGGCGGACGTGCGGGCTGCACACGCAGAGACTGTGTTGGAGCTGCGGAAGACCAGAGAGATGCTGCTTCTGCAGAGCCGCATCAGCAAGGATTTCCAG GCTGAGTTGAACATCGTCAAGGAGAGAGCAGAGCGAGAGCGAGAAGAAAGCCAGAGGAggacagcagagacagacagacagctggaAAGAAGAgcccagagaatcactactTTACAGG CTCAGCTCAAGGACTTGGCCTACAGCCCCAGGAGCTATAAACGGACCATTCCACTTCAGTACAACTGGGCTGGGGGTGGCCAAGAGGAAGGGGAGGATGACCTGATCTTTGGGCAGCTGCAGCCTGGAGAGTCCCTGCTAGAGATTCACCTGAGCGGAGCCAGTTTCACATCTGCGGGGCTCCGGGCCATGACACAAAGCTCGGAGCCCAGTGAgcgtgaagcctctggccagaAGGTCATGACCTTTTGCACCTATGCCCTTTTGGACTTCGAAATGCACTCCACTCCTCTGGTGTCAGGAGTGCAACCCAATTACGGCTTCACCTCCCACTACCCGCTCTCCCCGCTGGACTTCGAAAAGCTGGGAGAGGCAGATGGAAGAATCAGGGCAGAGCTGCACCAGGCACTTGGCGGGATTCAATTCAGAACTTGCGGTGATGGTTGGATCCCACTGTCTGGAGCCATGGAGAAGAGAGGCGAGCGAGTGGAAGGGAAAGCCAATATTACAG ATGTGCGGGGTGAGACTATCGGGATTCTGGAGTTCTGGGTACGCGTCTACCCACCTGTGCAGCCGACTCGCAGcctgggagacagacagactTTGCCGAGTGCTCACTcccagggggctttgagctggCAAGGCAACGTCAGAGAG GAAATGTATGACTTTGGCGGAGGAATTCCTAACGAGCTGGAAGTGGTGCTGGAGCGATGCGTTGACCTCAGTGCACATTGGCCTGGACTACTTCCAGATGCCTACCTGCTCTACCGTCTCTATGATCTGCCGCCACATGTCTCTCCGACCATCCCTTGCTGCACAAACCCTGTGTTCAATGACTCAGCGTCTTACCCACTGGCGATGACCCAAGACGTGCTGGCCTACCTGCATAGTAACAGTCTGTGGGTCTATGTGTTTGATGACCGTGATGACCCGCTTCCTCCATCCTATCTAGCCAAGACACCCATCCCACTGCGGCCATTGTCAGTTGGCAGACAAGTGAGAG GTGACTTTGTGCTTAGAGATTCTGGAGGCAGACCAAGAGGCATGGTCAGAGTGTCCCTCCGATGGAAGTACCCTTTACAGTCACCAGAGGTATCTCAAACAACAAAGGCAATTGACAGAGAGGAACAAGAAAGACCCACTGCCAAGCCTAGGGTGAAGCACTGCATGTGTTTGTTGGCCATCAGTTTAAGCGATTGTACA TGTGCTGCCAATGATGTGAAAAGTGAGTTTTCAAG ACGAATTGCTGTCTCTAAAATGTCCACAGTGTATGtgctggttggaagatggatgtgcGTATATAAGTTTGTTTCACTTTTGCTTCCTGTTTGTCAGTCTAAGACAGGCCTCCCCAAACGTGAAATGGTTTACAGAGACTCCCATACACCG TCCAGACCTCTGTCAGCTGTCTTGAGACGGCCGCGAAGTAGCCCCTTTAATGCATCTGAACCAGAGAGAGGCCCCTCTCGTTGGTCAGCGGACCCTGCGATGCCCTGCCTCATGTCTGGGGGAGATCAAGTCACATCCCTGCAGTCACCTGCCAGAAGGCGAACCTCACGCCTGAGGTCACATGGCCTGGTGCGAGGAAAACCTCAGCCTACTTCTCTACGTCCTGCAAACAGCCCAATTACTGAATTCCAACACAAG GAAGGTCCGTCCGTAGAGGACGAAGCAGGAACAAACACTCTTATGGGAGGAGAGGATGAAGAAGAGGAGTGTGGGAGAAATGAAAAAG TTCATATGGACAGTGATATCACTGAATCCAGTGAATCAAGAGCATCCTCTGACAGTGATATCATCATAATACCAAAGCCATCTCAGCTGCATGTGGAG GAAAATAAACTGCATGTGgagattctctctctctcttttcatcCCACCTCCCATGTTGCTCTTGACCAATCAGTGCAACAAGTTTATGTTGAGTACCGCCTATTCGGGGTTCCCATGGAAACCACAGAGACGCCTATGTCTCTTCGGAAACCAGCTTGTGGAGAAGAAATACATTACAACTTCACAagag TGATCTATGTGGACAGGGCAGAGGCAGCACCCCTCAGACAGTATCTCTACACTATGCTGGAGGGCACTGACCCCAACCATGGAAG ATTGAAGTTCACAGTGGTGAGTGAGCCAATGGATGAGCAGGAGGAGGAGTGTGTGGATATTGGCCATGCCTACCTAGATTTGCAGGAACTTCTGCTGACAGGAAATGATGTCATTGAGCGCAAAATTGACA tttacagtgtgggtgAAGATCTGGAGGTGGTGGGCAAGCTGAAGGTATCTCTGGAAGCAGCTCAGACTCTTACAGGAATTTACTGGGAGTATCGTAActtgagagaaagagaggatgAGCAGAAAAAAGCTGAGGAAGGAAACACTGAAGCAGAAGATATGGAGCCTCTTCAATCGGAGAAGGATGATGAGGCCGATGACCATAACAGATAA
- the mettl3 gene encoding N6-adenosine-methyltransferase subunit METTL3, whose amino-acid sequence MSDTWSNIQAHKKQLDSLRERLQRRRKDTTQLGIEVGVTEGGSVRSDSPVPALQSPPQAERPPDPELERRLLGYLSELSLVLPTDSLTITSQLSTADTPASHGCIQSLLLKFSAQELIEVRQPSLAPSTSSSTAPSSTLVTSVDHTKIWAMTGGGTPAQRTGVKRKAEEQPHPKRTPGSGSSMQSPSSPSTPSSLAIALSSQLGGTSDWKSGGGSGTDKKGRSSKGPTSHLDMEIECLLNQQSTKEQQSKKVSREILELLNTSSAKEQSIVEKFRSRGRAQVQEFCDHGTKEECIRSGDAPQPCTKLHFRRIINKHTDESLGDCSFLNTCFHMDTCKYVHYEIDCPPEAEAGSLGPQAGATELGLHSGDPDSNVGKLFPSQWICCDIRYLDVSILGKFAVVMADPPWDIHMELPYGTLTDDEMRKLNIPILQDDGFLFLWVTGRAMELGRECLSLWGYERVDEIIWVKTNQLQRIIRTGRTGHWLNHGKEHCLVGVKGNPQGFNRGLDCDVIVAEVRSTSHKPDEIYGMIERLSPGTRKIELFGRPHNVQPNWVTLGNQLDGIHLLDPDVVARFKKRYPDGVISKPKNM is encoded by the exons ATGTCGGATACATGGAGCAACATACAAGCGCACAAGAAGCAGCTGGACTCGCTGCGGGAGAGGCTGCAGCGGAGGCGGAAAGACACCACGCAGCTGGGTATAG AGGTGGGGGTAACTGAGGGGGGGTCAGTACGCAGTGACAGCCCAGTGCCAGCTCTTCAGAGCCCCCCTCAGGCAGAACGACCCCCTGACCCAGAACTGGAGAGGAGACTTTTGGGCTATCTATCTGAACTGAGCCTTGTGCTTCCAACAGATTCGCTTACCATCACCAGCCAGCTTAGTACT GCTGATACCCCAGCCTCTCATGGCTGCATCCAGAGTCTTCTGCTTAAGTTCTCCGCCCAGGAGCTGATTGAAGTCCGGCAGCCATCTCTCGCTCCCTCGACCTCCTCCTCAACCGCGCCTTCCTCCACACTCGTCACCTCTGTGGACCACACCAAAATCTGGGCCATGACTGGCGGTGGCACCCCAGCCCAAAGGACAGGTGTCAAGAGGAAAGCGGAGGAGCAGCCCCACCCCAAACGAACCCCAGGCTCTGGCTCCTCTATGCAGTCCCCCAGCTCACCCTCAACCCCCTCCTCACTGGCAATAGCCTTGTCATCCCAACTGGGAGGGACCTCTGATTGGAAGTCAGGAGGGGGCAGTGGAACAGATAAGAAGGGCAGGTCTTCCAAGGGTCCGACATCCCACTTGGACATGGAAATTGAGTGTCTGCTGAACCAGCAGTCCACCAAGGAACAGCAGAGTAAAAAG GTGAGCCGAGAGATCCTGGAGCTCCTGAACACGAGTTCAGCCAAGGAGCAGTCTATCGTGGAGAAGTTCCGTTCTCGTGGGCGGGCCCAAGTCCAGGAATTCTGTGATCACGGAACCAAGGAGGAGTGTATCCGCTCAGGAGATGCCCCCCAGCCTTGCACCAAGCTGCACTTCCG GCGCATCATAAACAAGCACACGGATGAGAGCCTGGGCGACTGCTCCTTCCTCAACACCTGCTTCCACATGGATACCTGCAAGTACGTGCATTATGAGATCGACTGTCCCCCGGAAGCAGAGGCTGGATCCCTGGGGCCTCAGGCAGGAGCCACAGAGCTGGGACTGCACTCTGGGGACCCGGACAGCAACGTTGGCAAGCTGTTCCCCTCGCAG TGGATTTGTTGTGACATCCGCTACCTGGATGTGTCCATCCTGGGGAAGTTTGCTGTCGTGATGGCTGACCCCCCCTGGGACATTCACATGGAGCTGCCTTATGGGACGCTAACTGATGACGAGATGAGGAAGCTCAACATCCCCATTCTCCAGGATGACGGATTCCTTTTCCTATGGGTGACAGGCAG ggcTATGGAGTTGGGGAGGGAGTGCCTGAGCCTCTGGGG GTACGAGCGTGTGGATGAAATCATTTGGGTCAAAACAAACCAGCTGCAGAGAATAATCCGTACTGGGAGAACTGGTCACTGGCTGAACCATGGCAAGGAGCACTGCCTg GTGGGCGTGAAAGGGAATCCTCAAGGTTTCAACAGGGGCCTGGACTGTGATGTCATTGTCGCAGAG GTTCGCTCCACCAGCCACAAGCCTGATGAAATCTATGGAATGATAGAACGCCTTTCCCCCGGCACCAGGAAGATTGAGCTCTTCGGCCGGCCTCACAACGTACAGCCGAACTG GGTGACCCTCGGAAATCAGCTGGACGGCATCCACCTGTTGGACCCTGACGTCGTGGCACGTTTTAAGAAGCGTTACCCTGATGGGGTGATTTCCAAACCCAAGAACATGTAG
- the LOC125705252 gene encoding E3 ubiquitin-protein ligase TRIM21-like, with protein sequence MASSGTLLSEEQFKCFICSNVFTSPVSTPCGHSFCISCINKFWDCSEILRCPKCEELFIGRPELCENTFAKEMVEQFKKRTANSCEIISPRPEVPCDVCTSQKLRAQKSCLVCLISYCEPHLEPHLRVAALKRHKLVDPVKNLEDRMCKKHERPLELFCRQDQLCVCVLCTETEHERHDTVPVERECAVKKNQVGVTGTEIQQMIQVRLKKVEDLKQSVKLSKTNTERETEECVQVFTDLIRSIEKSQAQLIQMMEEKQKAAEQRTEGLIEELEKEIAELHTRYTELEELSQTEDHICFLQGFPSLCSIPQTKSWSDITVHSELFVGTVRSAVSRLESLLKMKENKLCEKELKRISQYAVNVTLDPKTANTWLVLSVDGKQVRDGNRQQLLPDTPERFDTAPIVLGKESFSSGRHYWEVGVGQKTAWDLGVASASVKRKGVVRLTPQDGYWTVCLRRMNEYRACAGEAVMLTLDAKPQKVGLYVDYEAGQVSFYNVEAKSHIYTFHGCIFTEKVLPFFNPDLNDNGDNKAPLVISPVSVRGEGACL encoded by the exons ATGGCATCTTCTGGAACTCTTCTGTCTGAAGAGCAGTTCAAGTGTTTCATATGCTCGAACGTGTTCACCAGTCCTGTCTCCACTCCATGCGGTCACAGCTTTTGTATaagctgtataaataaattctggGATTGCAGTGAAATTCTTAGGTGCCCAAAATGTGAGGAGCTCTTCATTGGAAGACCAGAGCTATGTGAGAATACATTTGCTAAGGAAATGGTTGAACAATTCAAGAAAAGGACAGCCAATAGTTGTGAAATAATCTCCCCTAGACCTGAAGTACCATGTGATGTTTGCACTAGCCAGAAACTCAGGGCCCAAAAGTCCTGCTTGGTGTGTCTGATATCTTACTGCGAACCACACCTGGAGCCTCATCTGAGAGTCGCAGCCCTTAAGAGACACAAGCTGGTGGACCCCGTGAAGAACCTGGAGGACAGGATGTGTAAGAAGCATGAGAGGCCCCTAGAGCTGTTCTGCAGGCAAGATCAGTTGTGCGTCTGTGTGCTgtgcactgagacagagcacgAGAGACACGACACAGTCCCTGTGGAGCGAGAGTGTGCTGTGAAGAAG AATCAGGTAGGGGTGACAGGAACAGAGATTCAGCAGATGATCCAGGTCAGACTGAAGAAAGTGGAGGATCTCAAGCAGTCTGTGAAGCTCAGTAAG ACCAACACAGAGAGGGAGACTGAGGAATGTGTGCAGGTCTTCACCGATCTGATACGGTCTATTGAGAAAAGCCAAGCACAACTCATTCAGATGATGGAGgagaagcagaaagcagcagAACAGAGAACTGAAGGGCTCATTGAAGAGTTGGAGAAGGAAATAGCTGAGCTACACACAAGATACACTGAGCTGGAAGAGCTCTCTCAGACTGAGGACCACATATGCTTCTTACAG GGTTTCCCATCCCTCTGCAGCATCCCACAGACCAAAAGCTGGTCTGATATCACTGTTCACTCAGAGCTGTTTGTGGGGACAGTAAGAAGTGCTGTGTCTAGACTGGAGAGTCTTCTCAAGATGAAAGAGAATAAACTTTGTGAAAAAG AGCTGAAGAGGATCTCCCAGTATGCAG TGAACGTGACTCTGGACCCTAAGACGGCAAACACTTGGCTTGTCTTGTCTGTGGATGGAAAACAAGTAAGAGACGGCAACAGGCAGCAGCTTCTCCCCGACACCCCAGAGAGGTTTGACACTGCGCCCATTGTTCTCGGGAAGGAAAGCTTCTCCTCAGGGCGACATTACTGGGAGGTGGGGGTAGGGCAGAAAACGGCGTGGGACTTAGGAGTGGCCAGTGCGTCAGTGAAGAGGAAGGGTGTGGTCAGACTGACCCCGCAGGATGGCTACTGGACTGTATGCTTGAGAAGGATGAATGAATACAGGGCTTGTGCTGGTGAGGCCGTGATGCTCACCCTAGACGCTAAGCCCCAGAAGGTCGGGCTATATGTGGATTACGAGGCTGGCCAGGTCTCATTTTACAATGTGGAGGCCAAGTCCCATATATACACTTTCCATGGCTGCATCTTCACGGAGAAGGTTCTGCCGTTTTTCAaccctgatttgaatgataatgGTGACAACAAAGCTCCACTTGTCATTTCTCCAGTCAGTGTTAGAGGAGAAGGCGCTTGTCTGTAA